A region of Streptomyces sp. NBC_01267 DNA encodes the following proteins:
- a CDS encoding MCE family protein has protein sequence MNHTTRRVVTTGVGLALVAGVATTGVVALDDAEGNRVTAYFDQATGIYAGSDLRILGVKVGKVDSVRPQGKEVKVVLILDKGVKVPADAHAVIVASSVVADRYVQLSPAYAGGPQLKDRATLAADRNATPVEVDQLYASVTQLADALGPKGANSQGALSDLLNTGAANLDGNGKAIGDSIEQFGKATKTLDKSSGNLFDTLAYLQSFTTMLKGNDGKVHTAEQQLSTVTSFLDADKKDLGSALRELGTALGQVKTFIEKNRGSLKKSVSQLRPITETLVKQRASLAEMLDTAPLAAGNLVNAYDPVHRTIDGRGNLNELSMNSALNGASTPSAGGSALSGLVPVRPSEQKALPALPLPTVGDVYGSPSQSAPKTSSGAPSQKGATR, from the coding sequence ACCACCGGCGTCGGACTCGCGCTCGTCGCGGGCGTGGCCACCACCGGCGTCGTCGCGCTCGACGACGCGGAAGGCAACCGGGTCACCGCCTACTTCGACCAGGCCACCGGCATCTACGCGGGGTCCGACCTGCGGATCCTCGGGGTGAAGGTCGGAAAGGTCGACTCCGTCAGACCCCAGGGCAAGGAGGTGAAGGTGGTGCTGATCCTCGACAAAGGGGTGAAGGTGCCGGCCGACGCCCACGCCGTCATCGTCGCGTCCAGCGTCGTCGCCGACCGCTACGTCCAGCTCTCACCGGCGTACGCGGGCGGCCCGCAGCTGAAGGACCGGGCCACGCTCGCCGCCGACCGCAACGCCACGCCCGTCGAGGTCGACCAGCTGTACGCGAGCGTCACCCAGCTCGCCGACGCGCTGGGACCGAAGGGAGCCAACTCCCAGGGCGCGCTGTCCGATCTGCTGAACACCGGGGCGGCCAACCTCGACGGCAACGGCAAGGCGATCGGCGACTCCATCGAGCAGTTCGGAAAGGCCACCAAGACGCTCGACAAGAGCAGCGGCAACCTCTTCGACACGCTCGCCTACCTCCAGTCCTTCACCACGATGCTCAAGGGCAACGACGGGAAGGTGCACACCGCGGAGCAGCAGCTCTCCACCGTCACCAGCTTCCTCGACGCCGACAAGAAGGACCTGGGGAGCGCCCTGCGGGAGCTCGGCACGGCGCTCGGCCAGGTGAAGACCTTCATCGAGAAGAACCGCGGTTCGCTGAAGAAGAGCGTCAGCCAGCTGAGGCCGATCACCGAGACCCTGGTCAAGCAACGGGCCTCGCTCGCCGAGATGCTGGACACCGCTCCACTGGCCGCCGGGAACCTGGTCAACGCCTACGACCCGGTGCACCGCACCATCGACGGCCGGGGCAACCTCAACGAACTGAGCATGAACAGCGCCCTCAACGGTGCGAGCACACCATCGGCGGGCGGTTCGGCGCTGAGCGGTCTGGTGCCCGTGCGGCCGTCGGAACAGAAGGCGCTCCCCGCGCTGCCGCTGCCCACGGTCGGGGACGTGTACGGCTCGCCGTCGCAGTCCGCACCGAAGACCTCTTCCGGGGCACCGTCACAGAAGGGGGCCACCCGATGA
- a CDS encoding lytic transglycosylase domain-containing protein, whose translation MRHVRRMRRGLGGTAVAAVAMAALTASQAPGFVHHQVPHPKGPLPVGETTAQVDGPTDNSYHTEIPPLITPPPPGNPVDAAGAGAVQQQSGIPATVLAAYRSAEARLHRSDPGCHLPWELLAAIGKVESGQARGGAVDAHGTTLSPILGPVLNGAGFAHIPDTDHGAYDGDTRYDRAVGPMQFIPSTWATWDQDGNGDGKKDPNNVFDAALAAGRYLCAGGRDLATGAGLDSAVLSYNHSDAYLRLVRSWLSFYRNGTHEVPDGEGVLPTSPGAGSESDPGGKPGKGGPDKNGHGKGGGGIVIGPAPSHSASPSPSGGASGGGTPTGGTTPTPSGSPSDEPGGPPTSDPSSGPPSDSPSPDPSSTPPDCPTPSGSASPSADPSRSGSPGDGCVPLPGEGDTPVEGATAP comes from the coding sequence ATGAGGCACGTACGGCGGATGCGGCGGGGACTCGGCGGTACGGCCGTCGCGGCGGTGGCCATGGCAGCGCTCACCGCCTCCCAGGCGCCCGGATTCGTCCACCACCAGGTTCCGCACCCGAAGGGACCGTTACCCGTGGGCGAGACCACCGCGCAGGTGGACGGACCCACGGACAACTCGTACCACACCGAGATTCCGCCGCTGATCACTCCGCCGCCGCCGGGCAACCCGGTCGACGCCGCCGGCGCGGGGGCTGTCCAGCAGCAGTCGGGGATCCCGGCCACCGTCCTCGCCGCCTACCGCTCGGCCGAGGCGCGGCTGCACCGCAGCGACCCCGGCTGCCATCTGCCGTGGGAACTGCTCGCCGCGATCGGCAAGGTCGAATCCGGGCAGGCCCGGGGTGGTGCGGTCGACGCGCACGGCACCACGCTCTCCCCGATCCTCGGCCCGGTGCTGAACGGCGCGGGCTTCGCGCACATCCCCGACACCGACCACGGCGCGTACGACGGGGACACCAGGTACGACCGTGCGGTCGGCCCGATGCAGTTCATCCCGTCGACCTGGGCCACCTGGGACCAGGACGGGAACGGCGACGGCAAGAAGGACCCCAACAACGTCTTCGACGCGGCGCTCGCCGCCGGACGCTACCTCTGCGCGGGCGGCAGGGACCTGGCGACGGGGGCGGGGCTGGACAGTGCGGTCCTCAGCTACAACCACTCGGACGCCTATCTGCGGCTGGTGCGCTCCTGGCTGTCCTTCTACCGGAACGGGACGCACGAGGTACCCGACGGCGAAGGGGTGCTGCCCACCAGCCCGGGTGCGGGCAGTGAGTCGGACCCCGGAGGGAAGCCGGGCAAGGGCGGACCGGACAAGAACGGCCACGGCAAGGGCGGTGGCGGGATCGTCATCGGTCCCGCGCCGTCCCACAGCGCGTCGCCCAGCCCGTCCGGCGGTGCTTCCGGTGGTGGCACGCCCACGGGCGGCACCACGCCGACGCCGTCCGGCAGTCCGTCGGACGAACCGGGCGGGCCTCCCACCTCCGACCCCTCGTCGGGCCCGCCGTCCGACTCCCCGTCCCCCGATCCCAGCAGCACCCCGCCGGACTGCCCGACGCCCTCCGGGTCCGCGTCGCCCTCCGCCGACCCGTCCCGGAGCGGATCCCCCGGGGACGGCTGTGTCCCCCTCCCGGGAGAGGGGGACACACCGGTGGAGGGAGCTACAGCTCCTTGA
- a CDS encoding ThuA domain-containing protein has protein sequence MQHTPQRRGSGSRRGLVAALAAGALGASLLGGPSAAARPIPPADGAQARTGPRTTLSLPSPPGGSNVKVLVFHGSATAESPTVDAGIAAIEKIGQSGPANQRFKTVASDDASVFTSAKKLGTYNAVVFLTGGGDILDPEQEAGLESYMEAGGGFLGIHDAARTEPYSDWFTGLIGARPADGSPAAVQRATVEVGDRVHPATKDLPLEWKRPDTWLNWKTNPSGAVHTVARVREISYKPGASANGWDHPVSWCRDYDGGRSFYTGMGGTADSYSEADFRDHLRGALLWTTRLVRADCKATIDANYQAERVTRPNKPGQSDQIGEPHGLVTAPDGRVLYIGRGGADSDQPVVTDWNDPDVGKGQGQIHVYDPKTKKVTLAGALTVFGNKGGGDELVKVEEGLLGIELDPGFERNGWVYLHYTPHSQLDRDKQVAERRVSRFTLDLATDKLDLASEKVLLKWPVQVHSCCHAGGGMAWDSKGNLYIATGDNNSSGFSDGYSGNNPEPHYKGLSFADARRTAGNTNNLNGKILRIHPEADGTYTLPAGNLFTGKEQDEGGGRTRGEIYVMGVRNPARIAVDRKTDVLYAGWVGPDAGEPSTTWGPAKYDTFAAITEAGNRGWPYCMGNKQPYRDRNLPDPDKPLGWYDCDHPKNESPNNDGLVNLPPVTGNNIWYSPQGGGIDYPRDADGIPSYRTEEGKQLMPWLKGGGQATMNGPVYRYDATSTSEGKWPAYWDGKWFVGDFYDGDQPRHAVLTDPRTVGRGGIPTHAESLKKIIPVGEGGIRNLMDWKFAPDGSLYVLDYGRGFFTSDAESALWRVTYKGGGPTPAATDLARKAE, from the coding sequence ATGCAGCACACACCACAGCGACGCGGCTCCGGATCGCGGCGTGGTCTGGTGGCGGCTCTCGCGGCCGGCGCTCTGGGCGCGTCGTTACTCGGCGGACCCTCGGCGGCGGCCCGGCCGATTCCACCGGCCGACGGAGCGCAGGCACGGACCGGCCCGAGGACAACGTTGTCCCTGCCGTCGCCACCCGGCGGCAGCAACGTCAAGGTGCTGGTCTTCCACGGCTCGGCGACCGCGGAGTCGCCGACGGTGGACGCCGGGATCGCGGCCATCGAGAAGATCGGGCAGAGCGGCCCGGCGAACCAGCGGTTCAAGACCGTGGCCTCCGACGACGCCTCCGTCTTCACCTCCGCCAAGAAGCTCGGCACCTACAACGCGGTGGTCTTCCTGACCGGCGGCGGCGACATCCTCGACCCGGAGCAGGAGGCGGGTCTGGAGTCGTACATGGAGGCGGGAGGCGGGTTCCTCGGCATCCACGACGCGGCGCGCACCGAGCCGTACTCGGACTGGTTCACCGGACTGATCGGCGCCCGGCCCGCCGACGGCAGCCCGGCCGCCGTCCAGCGCGCCACGGTCGAGGTCGGCGACCGGGTGCATCCGGCCACCAAGGACCTTCCGCTGGAGTGGAAGCGGCCCGACACCTGGCTGAACTGGAAGACCAATCCGTCCGGCGCCGTCCACACCGTGGCCCGGGTGCGGGAGATCTCGTACAAGCCGGGCGCGAGCGCCAACGGCTGGGACCACCCGGTCTCCTGGTGCCGCGACTACGACGGCGGGCGTTCCTTCTACACCGGGATGGGCGGCACCGCGGACTCCTACAGCGAAGCCGACTTCCGCGACCATCTGCGTGGCGCGCTGCTGTGGACGACCCGGCTGGTGCGGGCCGACTGCAAGGCCACCATCGACGCCAACTACCAGGCGGAACGCGTCACCCGGCCCAACAAGCCGGGCCAGTCCGACCAGATCGGCGAGCCGCACGGGCTGGTCACCGCCCCCGACGGGCGGGTGCTCTACATCGGTCGCGGCGGCGCGGACTCCGATCAGCCCGTGGTCACCGACTGGAACGACCCCGATGTCGGCAAGGGCCAGGGCCAGATCCATGTGTACGACCCGAAGACCAAGAAGGTGACACTCGCCGGCGCGCTGACGGTCTTCGGCAACAAGGGTGGCGGCGACGAGCTGGTCAAGGTCGAGGAGGGACTGCTCGGGATCGAGCTGGACCCGGGGTTCGAGCGGAACGGCTGGGTGTATCTGCACTACACACCCCACTCGCAGCTCGACCGCGACAAGCAGGTCGCCGAACGCCGCGTCTCCCGCTTCACCCTGGACCTGGCGACCGACAAGCTCGACCTGGCGTCGGAGAAGGTACTGCTGAAGTGGCCGGTCCAGGTGCACAGCTGCTGCCACGCGGGCGGTGGGATGGCCTGGGACAGCAAGGGCAATCTCTACATCGCCACCGGTGACAACAACTCCTCCGGATTCAGCGACGGTTACTCCGGCAACAACCCGGAGCCCCACTACAAGGGCCTCTCCTTCGCCGACGCCCGCCGCACCGCGGGCAACACCAACAACCTCAACGGCAAGATCCTGCGCATCCACCCCGAGGCCGACGGGACGTACACCCTGCCCGCCGGCAATCTCTTCACCGGCAAGGAGCAGGACGAGGGCGGTGGCAGGACCCGGGGCGAGATCTACGTCATGGGGGTGCGCAACCCGGCCAGGATCGCCGTCGACCGGAAGACCGACGTGCTGTACGCGGGCTGGGTCGGCCCCGACGCCGGTGAGCCGTCGACGACCTGGGGCCCCGCCAAGTACGACACGTTCGCCGCGATCACCGAGGCGGGCAACCGCGGCTGGCCGTACTGCATGGGCAACAAGCAGCCCTACCGCGACCGCAATCTGCCGGACCCGGACAAGCCGCTGGGCTGGTACGACTGCGATCACCCGAAGAACGAGTCGCCCAACAACGACGGCCTGGTGAACCTGCCGCCCGTCACCGGCAACAACATCTGGTACTCCCCGCAGGGCGGCGGCATCGACTACCCGCGTGACGCCGACGGCATCCCCAGCTACCGGACGGAGGAGGGCAAGCAGCTGATGCCGTGGCTCAAGGGCGGTGGCCAGGCGACCATGAACGGACCGGTCTACCGGTACGACGCCACCAGCACCAGCGAGGGCAAGTGGCCCGCGTACTGGGACGGCAAGTGGTTCGTCGGTGACTTCTACGACGGCGACCAGCCGCGGCACGCGGTGCTCACCGACCCCAGGACCGTCGGCCGGGGCGGCATTCCCACCCATGCCGAGTCCCTGAAGAAGATCATTCCGGTGGGCGAGGGCGGTATCCGCAACCTCATGGACTGGAAGTTCGCACCGGACGGTTCGCTGTACGTCCTCGACTACGGGCGCGGCTTCTTCACCTCGGACGCCGAATCGGCGCTGTGGCGCGTCACTTACAAGGGCGGCGGGCCGACACCGGCCGCCACGGATCTGGCCAGGAAGGCGGAGTGA
- a CDS encoding OmpL47-type beta-barrel domain-containing protein has product MILGLTSTAAYGRTGDQRRAAAQVLAWTAGDSITAYASAPATAVAGPATIVFENSAATGNTTGMPHTLTFDVSDPAYNHDVPLNILANPGDAQGGKHTAEVTLTPGTYRYHCTIPGHTSMTGLLVVTDGGGGADTTAPETSATVEGEKNAAGAYIGQAKVTLAATDADSGVATVEYADGDDAWQPYTTPVVISTVGDHTVRYRATDKAGNVSAEKTESFTVAAPPTDDTTPPETSATVSGEQDADGNYLGMATVTVTASDTGSGVNSIEYAVDQADWTAYTGPVMVHGAGARKVRYRATDKAGNVAAEKAAEFTVVAPPTEDTTPPVTTAVVGGRTNSDGAYVTSAEVTVTATDTGSGVDRVEYSLDGGPYLAYTAPVLVDRVGRHTFAHRATDRAGNTSDAGQQVFTVAEGGGVPAPNCPEYDERLTVIVGTVDTGVPNRMTRSRCTVNELIEDEKEWTSQALFLKHVDKVLGALLGEGVIDAREQKRIARAARQSGIGKPGQTAGYHTILDGTRKSFDQWEQVGGGKFALNADGSITSSTTVEGMGMLWYPQRKYDNFSLKLQWRDDAPDAGNANGGVFVRFPWVHDNPEEPRPEWAAIKYGHEIQILDKPDGDMYKTGSVYGFDRVGLGGAGVTPKGTWNDYEIRVVDQHYSILRNGVLINEFDNVGGQEFSPARADDPGTDGRRFASGYVGLQVHSTSDVISYRDIRVKEL; this is encoded by the coding sequence ATGATCCTCGGGCTGACGTCCACGGCCGCGTACGGCCGTACCGGTGATCAGCGGCGGGCCGCCGCCCAGGTACTCGCCTGGACCGCCGGTGACAGCATCACGGCGTACGCCTCCGCTCCGGCCACCGCGGTGGCGGGACCGGCGACGATCGTCTTCGAGAACAGTGCGGCGACCGGCAACACCACGGGCATGCCGCACACGCTGACCTTCGATGTGTCCGACCCCGCCTACAACCACGACGTCCCGCTGAACATCCTGGCCAACCCGGGTGACGCACAGGGCGGCAAGCACACCGCCGAGGTCACGCTGACCCCCGGCACGTACCGCTACCACTGCACCATTCCGGGCCATACGTCGATGACGGGCCTCCTGGTCGTCACGGACGGCGGGGGCGGTGCGGACACCACGGCGCCGGAGACCTCGGCCACCGTCGAAGGGGAGAAGAACGCCGCGGGCGCGTACATCGGGCAGGCGAAGGTGACGCTCGCCGCGACCGACGCGGACTCCGGTGTCGCCACGGTCGAGTACGCGGACGGCGACGACGCCTGGCAGCCGTACACCACACCGGTCGTGATCAGCACGGTCGGCGACCACACGGTCCGCTACCGGGCCACCGACAAGGCGGGCAACGTGTCCGCCGAGAAGACGGAGAGCTTCACGGTCGCCGCGCCGCCGACGGACGACACGACACCCCCGGAGACCTCGGCAACGGTCAGCGGCGAGCAGGACGCCGACGGCAACTACCTGGGCATGGCCACGGTGACGGTGACCGCGTCCGACACCGGTTCGGGCGTCAACTCCATCGAGTACGCGGTGGATCAGGCCGACTGGACCGCGTACACCGGGCCGGTGATGGTCCATGGGGCCGGCGCCCGGAAGGTGCGGTACCGGGCCACCGACAAGGCCGGAAACGTCGCGGCGGAGAAGGCGGCCGAGTTCACCGTGGTCGCCCCGCCCACCGAGGACACGACCCCGCCGGTGACCACGGCGGTGGTCGGCGGGAGGACCAACTCCGACGGCGCGTACGTCACCAGCGCCGAGGTGACGGTCACCGCGACGGACACCGGGTCGGGGGTGGACAGGGTCGAGTACTCCCTCGACGGCGGCCCCTACCTCGCGTACACCGCGCCCGTCCTCGTCGACCGGGTGGGCCGGCACACCTTCGCGCACCGGGCCACCGACAGGGCGGGCAACACCTCGGACGCCGGGCAGCAGGTGTTCACCGTCGCCGAGGGCGGCGGCGTCCCCGCCCCCAACTGCCCGGAGTACGACGAGCGGTTGACGGTCATCGTGGGCACGGTCGACACCGGCGTGCCGAACCGGATGACCCGCAGCCGCTGCACCGTCAACGAACTGATCGAGGACGAGAAGGAGTGGACGTCCCAGGCCCTCTTCCTCAAGCACGTCGACAAGGTGCTCGGCGCTCTCCTCGGTGAAGGGGTGATCGACGCACGCGAGCAGAAGAGGATCGCCAGGGCGGCCAGGCAGTCGGGCATCGGCAAGCCGGGACAGACCGCGGGTTACCACACCATCCTCGACGGCACCCGGAAGTCCTTCGACCAGTGGGAGCAGGTGGGCGGCGGGAAGTTCGCCCTGAACGCCGACGGGTCGATCACCAGCTCCACCACCGTGGAGGGCATGGGGATGCTCTGGTACCCGCAGCGGAAGTACGACAACTTCTCGCTGAAGCTGCAGTGGCGCGACGACGCCCCGGACGCGGGCAACGCCAACGGCGGGGTCTTCGTACGGTTCCCCTGGGTGCACGACAACCCGGAGGAGCCGCGGCCCGAGTGGGCTGCCATCAAGTACGGGCACGAGATCCAGATCCTCGACAAGCCCGACGGCGACATGTACAAGACGGGCTCGGTCTACGGTTTCGACCGGGTGGGCCTGGGCGGTGCGGGCGTCACACCGAAGGGCACCTGGAACGACTACGAGATCCGGGTGGTGGACCAGCACTACTCGATCCTGCGCAACGGTGTCCTGATCAATGAGTTCGACAACGTGGGCGGGCAGGAGTTCTCCCCGGCCCGCGCGGACGACCCGGGGACCGACGGCCGGCGCTTCGCCTCCGGCTACGTCGGGCTCCAGGTCCACTCCACGTCGGACGTGATCTCGTACCGCGACATCCGCGTCAAGGAGCTGTAG
- a CDS encoding MCE family protein: MSRVTGRTRSRTGLAATVALAVGCVVTLGGCAAPSFSGIENLPLPGGADLGSHPYEITADFGDVLNLVPQAAVKVNDVAVGRVTKITLSPDDWSARVTMRVNGKVRLPENAYAHLEQSSLLGEKFIQLVAPEKGASTASLGNGQTIPISRTNRNPEVEEVFGALSLLLNGGGIQQLKTISTELNKTLGGREPQIRSMLHDVDTLVTSLDDHRSDITDALDGVNRLSATLATRKQDIGKVLTGVSPGLKVLEKQRGSLLTMLKALDTLSGVAVDTVNRSKDDMVADLKALAPTLKELADSGKDLPDSLQVLFTYPFTDEVMRGVKGDYLNLYLDVTAVPGTQIIPPVAPTTIGAATAKSGAPPLPLPSVTAPSTKGGH; encoded by the coding sequence ATGAGCCGGGTCACCGGGCGCACCCGATCCCGTACCGGCCTGGCGGCCACGGTCGCCCTGGCCGTCGGCTGCGTCGTCACCCTCGGCGGCTGCGCCGCCCCGTCGTTCTCCGGAATCGAGAACCTTCCGCTGCCCGGCGGCGCCGACCTCGGCTCCCATCCGTACGAGATCACCGCGGACTTCGGCGATGTGCTGAACCTGGTACCGCAGGCCGCCGTGAAGGTGAACGACGTCGCCGTCGGCCGGGTCACGAAAATCACGCTGTCGCCCGACGACTGGTCGGCCCGGGTCACCATGCGGGTCAACGGCAAGGTACGGCTGCCGGAGAACGCGTACGCCCATCTCGAACAGTCCAGTCTGCTCGGCGAGAAGTTCATCCAGCTCGTCGCCCCCGAGAAGGGCGCGTCGACCGCCTCGCTGGGCAACGGCCAGACCATTCCGATCTCCCGCACCAACCGCAACCCGGAGGTCGAAGAGGTCTTCGGCGCGCTGTCGCTGCTCCTCAACGGCGGCGGCATCCAGCAGCTGAAGACCATCAGCACCGAACTCAACAAGACACTCGGCGGCCGGGAGCCACAGATCCGGTCGATGCTCCACGACGTCGACACGCTGGTGACCAGCCTGGACGACCACAGGAGTGACATCACGGACGCCCTGGACGGGGTCAACCGGCTCTCCGCGACACTCGCCACCCGTAAGCAGGACATCGGGAAGGTCCTCACGGGAGTCAGCCCCGGACTGAAGGTGCTGGAGAAGCAGCGCGGCTCACTGCTCACCATGCTCAAGGCGCTCGACACCCTGTCCGGCGTCGCCGTGGACACGGTGAACAGGAGCAAGGACGACATGGTCGCCGATCTCAAGGCACTGGCACCGACGCTGAAGGAGCTGGCCGACTCCGGCAAGGATCTGCCCGACTCCCTCCAGGTGCTCTTCACCTATCCCTTCACGGACGAGGTGATGCGCGGGGTGAAGGGGGACTACCTCAACCTCTACCTGGACGTGACGGCCGTGCCCGGGACGCAGATCATCCCCCCGGTCGCCCCCACCACCATCGGGGCGGCGACGGCGAAATCCGGTGCGCCGCCCCTGCCGCTGCCCTCCGTCACAGCGCCGTCCACGAAAGGCGGCCACTGA
- a CDS encoding multicopper oxidase domain-containing protein codes for MDRRTFNRRLLAGGAVAATGATSLSLATATGPASAAETAPRTAPAGGAVRTVKLYAEKLADGKMGYGLEKGKASVPGPLIELTEGDTLHIEFENTMDVDASLHVHGVDYDVASDGTRLNKSHVEPGGTRTYTWRTHAPGRRKDGTYQAGSAGYWHYHDHVVGTDHGTGGIRNGLYGGVVVRRKGDLLPDRTFTIVFNDMTINNQPPHSGPDLKATVGDRVEIVMITHGEYYHTFHMHGHRWADNRTGMLAGPDDPSRVVDTKIVGPADSFGFQILAGEHVGAGAWMYHCHVQSHSDMGMAGLFLVAKPDGTIPGYEPHHPA; via the coding sequence ATGGACCGACGTACCTTCAACCGGCGTCTCCTGGCGGGTGGCGCGGTCGCCGCGACGGGCGCGACATCGTTGTCCCTCGCCACGGCCACCGGACCCGCGAGCGCGGCGGAGACCGCTCCGAGGACGGCCCCGGCCGGCGGGGCGGTCCGCACGGTCAAGCTGTACGCCGAGAAGCTGGCGGACGGGAAGATGGGGTACGGCCTGGAGAAGGGGAAGGCTTCGGTCCCGGGGCCGCTGATCGAACTGACCGAGGGCGACACCCTCCACATCGAGTTCGAGAACACCATGGACGTGGACGCGAGCCTCCATGTGCACGGGGTGGACTACGACGTGGCGAGCGACGGCACCCGGCTCAACAAGAGCCATGTCGAGCCCGGCGGCACCCGTACGTACACCTGGCGCACCCACGCCCCTGGCAGGCGCAAGGACGGCACCTACCAGGCGGGCAGCGCCGGGTACTGGCACTACCACGACCATGTCGTCGGGACGGATCACGGCACCGGCGGCATCCGCAACGGGCTCTACGGCGGGGTGGTGGTCCGCAGGAAGGGGGACCTGCTGCCCGACCGGACGTTCACGATCGTCTTCAACGACATGACGATCAACAACCAGCCGCCGCACTCCGGTCCGGACCTGAAGGCGACCGTCGGTGACCGGGTGGAGATCGTCATGATCACGCACGGCGAGTACTACCACACGTTCCACATGCACGGTCATCGCTGGGCGGACAACCGGACCGGGATGCTGGCCGGGCCCGACGATCCGAGCCGGGTGGTGGATACGAAGATCGTCGGGCCCGCGGACTCCTTCGGGTTCCAGATCCTGGCGGGGGAGCATGTCGGCGCGGGTGCCTGGATGTACCACTGCCATGTCCAGAGCCACTCCGACATGGGGATGGCCGGTCTCTTCCTGGTGGCCAAACCGGACGGAACGATCCCCGGCTACGAACCGCACCACCCTGCCTGA
- a CDS encoding MCE family protein gives MITTATRLKNISFLLIAVLVLGYLGARYADLGHLIGLRGYYVVKVELPETGGLFTHSNVTYRGVSVGRVGPIRLTADGVEAELRINNSAPAIPADLKAVVANLSAVGEEYIDLRPVDSGSPYLEDGSTIAQADASIPAPVTQVLTSVNDLSSSVDLDSLRTVVDEFGAALNGRGEDLQVLMDSSSDFLKAADKALPTDTKLMVDGETVLRTQSEEGDALKSFATGAKGLAGQLVDSDADLRSLIAVAPDAATQVSGLLRDLDPDLSVVLANLLTTSDVAVTRQRGTEELLVKLPAVAAAGSTAINGKGARFGMAVTFFSPLPCTAGYGGTKYRNGLDTSATSALNTDARCTSPPSSGKEVRGSANAPRGGPVLPPAKPGSLLLGTDAGGPLPGALGMPALPAGGPTGLGGLLAPGGTR, from the coding sequence ATGATCACCACGGCCACCCGGCTGAAGAACATCTCCTTCCTGCTGATCGCGGTGCTCGTCCTGGGCTACCTCGGGGCCCGGTACGCGGACCTCGGCCATCTGATCGGGCTGCGCGGCTACTACGTCGTCAAGGTCGAACTCCCGGAGACCGGCGGCCTCTTCACCCACTCCAACGTCACCTACCGGGGTGTCTCGGTGGGGCGGGTAGGACCGATCCGGCTGACCGCCGACGGCGTGGAGGCGGAGCTGCGGATCAACAATTCCGCGCCCGCCATCCCGGCCGACCTCAAGGCGGTCGTCGCGAACCTCTCCGCCGTCGGCGAGGAGTACATCGATCTGCGGCCCGTCGACAGCGGCAGCCCCTATCTGGAGGACGGCTCGACCATCGCGCAGGCCGACGCCAGCATCCCGGCGCCCGTGACACAGGTCCTCACCAGCGTCAACGATCTGTCGTCCTCGGTGGACCTGGACTCCCTGCGCACCGTGGTCGACGAGTTCGGCGCCGCGCTGAACGGCCGCGGGGAGGACCTCCAGGTCCTGATGGACAGCAGCAGCGACTTCCTCAAGGCGGCGGACAAGGCCCTCCCCACGGACACCAAGCTGATGGTGGACGGTGAGACCGTGCTCCGCACCCAGTCCGAGGAGGGCGACGCCCTCAAGTCCTTCGCCACGGGTGCCAAGGGGCTGGCCGGACAGCTCGTCGACTCCGACGCCGATCTGCGTTCCCTGATCGCGGTCGCGCCTGATGCGGCGACCCAGGTCAGCGGACTGCTCCGGGACCTCGACCCTGATCTGAGCGTGGTGCTCGCCAATTTGCTGACCACCTCGGACGTGGCGGTGACCCGTCAGCGGGGCACGGAGGAACTGCTGGTGAAACTGCCCGCCGTGGCTGCCGCGGGTTCGACCGCGATCAATGGCAAGGGGGCCCGCTTCGGCATGGCCGTCACCTTCTTCTCACCGCTGCCGTGCACCGCCGGGTACGGCGGGACGAAGTACCGCAACGGCCTGGACACCAGCGCCACTTCGGCCCTCAACACCGACGCGCGCTGCACTTCGCCGCCCAGCAGCGGCAAGGAGGTGCGCGGGTCGGCGAACGCCCCTCGTGGGGGACCCGTGCTGCCACCCGCGAAGCCGGGATCCCTGCTGCTGGGAACCGACGCGGGAGGCCCGCTCCCCGGAGCGCTCGGCATGCCCGCGCTGCCCGCCGGCGGTCCCACCGGCCTCGGCGGTCTGCTCGCACCGGGAGGCACTCGGTGA
- a CDS encoding nuclear transport factor 2 family protein, with translation MLSTVRNPLTAVALALALLAAGAAAWGGWSWYAAAHDDSAAYARTRDSVLAAGEQAVQNMNTLDHRKVASGLDAWENSTTGDLHQQLTNGRTEFEKQIKEARTVSTAKVLSGAVTELDARTGKASVMVALRITVTAPKGKPSEKESRLLGELTRTSGGWKLSALGQAPVGNTAG, from the coding sequence ATGCTGAGCACGGTAAGAAACCCGCTGACCGCAGTGGCGCTGGCGCTGGCGCTGCTGGCCGCGGGCGCGGCGGCCTGGGGCGGCTGGTCCTGGTACGCGGCGGCACACGACGACTCCGCCGCCTACGCGCGGACCCGGGACAGTGTCCTCGCGGCGGGGGAGCAGGCCGTACAGAACATGAACACCCTGGACCACCGGAAGGTGGCGAGCGGGCTGGACGCGTGGGAGAACTCGACCACCGGGGATCTCCACCAGCAACTGACCAATGGGCGAACGGAGTTCGAGAAGCAGATCAAGGAGGCCCGGACGGTCTCCACGGCGAAGGTGCTGTCCGGTGCGGTCACCGAACTGGACGCCCGCACGGGGAAGGCCAGCGTGATGGTGGCGCTGCGGATCACCGTGACCGCTCCGAAGGGCAAGCCTTCGGAGAAGGAGAGCCGACTGCTCGGGGAGCTCACCCGTACCTCCGGGGGCTGGAAGCTCAGCGCACTCGGCCAGGCGCCCGTCGGCAACACCGCCGGCTGA